The genomic window ctgctgcttcccCCTTGCTGAGAGGTGGAGGGAGCCGGGCATGAGGTGCTGGGGCTTGAGCAGAAGGTGAGGGAGATACCTGGCCCTAATTTAAAGGGTGTATTCCCAGCCATGCACCCCTTTGCTACAGGCCTCCTGAGAGGGCGACAGCAGGATCTGACGACCCCCTCCCCGCGCTCGCAGGCACGAGAGCCTCGCAGGTGTTTGTGAACTTGACTTTTATTGTCACAGGATGCAGCAGCAGACAATGCGACGGGTCACGGTGGGGGGGCACACGGGCAGGTTGCACTGTGGGTCTCCCAGCACGTCcaccgggagggagggagggagacgaTGCCACAGGGAGAAGATGCTGCTAGCTCCACGCCCTGCTCATTTCTGTGCCTTTGCTGCCCCGTCTCTGTGCAAAAAGACAAACTCTCAGGCCATGATGATTTTCCCTGTGGGGACAGGGCAATTAGTAAGCAGACAAGGGGGGTCCCTGCTAGAAGCATCATTTGCATCTCCTGGTATCAGCTAGGCTGCATCTGTGCTTCCAACTGGCACCCAGCAGTTCTGCTGGTGCTGCAGAATGGGAGAAACTGCCCCAGGAATGCTGCTCCTCTGGGATGGAGGAGCGTGACCTTAGCCTGAGGTTTCGGTGTGCGTCAGAGATGCAGTCTGTTCAATCTGCCTCTGCCTGCGGACGGGCTGCCCTGAGCGGGATGGAGATGTAAGAGAAGGGGCAGAAATGCCAGGAAAGCACCAAGCATGTGGTGCCTTCAGCCTGGGATGGAGAAACAGCATTTGCCATCATCACTGCCCTTTGCCCAGGATCTTATTTACAGTGTTATTAGAGTGtgccaaatattaaaaaaattttttttagaaaagccaGAGATTAacaggcttttttcccctcactgtaAACAGATCTGTGGTTCGGCTTTAAGCACGCCCTTGGTGCCAGCCTGTGAGCAGGCAGGGGGGGAGAAGGGCTGTAGCAATGCTGGGGCCTTGCAGCTCCTCTGCAGGTGGGGGGACGTGGGGTCTGCCCCTGTGCCACAGCTTCAGGTCACAAACCCAGAGGAAAACTGGGATGGAAATGCAGCCCCAGGCTCCAACAGATGGACGCTGGTGGCTGTGGATGGGCAGCCTGGTTGGGCTGGGCCTCTGGGGAGGactgcagcagaggcagagggGCACACAGCCCTCCGCCACCCAGGGTTTGAGCAGGCAGGGGACTTTATCCACCAGCAacacagagcagcagaagcaACAACTGTTTTCCCTGGGAGAGGGATAGCTGACGACAGCCTGGGAGCCAGCGTGACCCTTGGGAACACGCCAGTGTTGTAGGTGCACACTTTGGGGCACTAACAGACCCAGCAAGCTGTCTTAGAGAAGGAAAACACCTACAGATGTGTCTGTGCTGGGTCTGATCCCTGCCAAAACACTTCCGAGCCCCCAAGCGTTGACCCAACACCGCTGAAGTCACTGCAAACCACCTCCACTACTGACTTCAGCcgtgcaggaggaggaagagggagcaAAGGTGTAAGACGGACAAAAAAACATCTTCCCTGATGACATAAATCCCATTTGTAAAAACTTACAAGCTTTAAAAGGCTGTTGAACCCCAatcctcccctccccacctcttAACCGTCCCCTCCCAGGAGCTCCACAAGCTGTCCCTCAGCCCTGGGGCGGCAGCAGCGGGCGTCCTCGCAGCAGGATAACCTGTCCCTCCGTCCCGGCTTGGCCGTCGCTCTTGCCTCCACACCGGGGATGCTCACTCAGGGATGTAGTCCCTGAAAGAGTTAAAGCTGAGGCTCCGGCCTGCTGAGTTCAAAGTGGAGTTGGCTTGCATCCTTGGGATCTTCTCCATCAGCTTCGACACTGTCCTCCTCTTGAAGGAGCCCGGGGAGAAATGCCCCTGTCTCATGAGCTCCTGGTAGAGGGTGTTGAACACCGCCACAGTCTCTTCATAGCTGTCCCGGGTAGAGATCTCGTAGAAAGGAAGCTTCAAAGCTTTAGAGAGGTTTTCGCCATCCTCGGTGGACACCATCCTGTCGAACTGCAAGTCCTTCTTGTTGCCCACGATGACCACGGGCGGCTGCTCGCTCCCGCTGCTCCGCCTGGGGCTCGCGTGGATGTGGTTGATGAGGAAGCACAGCCGCATCACCTCATCGAAGCTGCACCTATCCGTCACCGAGTAGACCACTGCGAAGCCATCGCCCCACTTGATCTTCTCCTCTATCTGCAGGGAATCCTCCTCCTGCGGGGTGGACAAGCTCTGATCAACACCAGAAGCCTCAACATCTCCTAAATACCAACAGTGCTGGGTGCAACCTAGAAAACCTCCCCCATCATCATCTCTTTGAAGGGTTTTTGGCCTTGGGCTTGCACACAGCAGTGACTTGCAAAGCAGCACAGGTAGCCCAGGACAGGAATTTGATGGGTTGGGCAAAATGATGGATGGAGAGAGCAATCAGCCCCATCCCGGTGTGGATGAGGGGAGAGTAAAAGTGGGTAAGCAAAGGCAGGGCTGTTGCTGGGTGGGAGGCCAGCGCAGGGCTCTCCATCACCCGCAGTCCTGGTGCTGGGTGGCTCCTTCAGTCCAGCACCCTCCCGCTCCCCTGAGCCGAGTCCCTGCCAGCACGGGGAACAGAGCCGTTACGCACACCAGTAAGGGGGATGGGGAAATATTCAGCTGAAGCCACACTCTGATGTTAGACAGACATAAATTCTTCTGAACATCCTTTTTCTGAGATAAACACATCTTGGTCAGTATTTTGGATACAACAGATTGAGGCTGGGGGAAGAGCAGGGGTTGCCTTCAACAGCGAGCTGCGCTTCCCCAATGGTATTTTCCAGGGCCAGGCAGCTACGAGAGAGTGAGCTCACCTGTCCTGCTGTATCGAGGATCTCGAAGTGTACCATCTCCCCGTCAATGACAGCCATGTGTCTGTAAATCATTTCTGAAGAGGGACAGACAGAAAAGTGTGTTTGAGAGAAGCCTCCAGGTAGTGAATGACAACGCAGCTGGTCTCAATGCAAGCCATGCTGGAGACATTGATTTTCGCCTGCTGCACCCCACAGCCCACGTGGCCTCCATTTGGAGTCCACATCCTGAACTGGcccccagcctgtcctctcacaCCTGGGAAGGGCAGTCCTGTGCCCATGGCACCGAGCCCAGCACCGCCAAAGGGCAGCAGGGAGCCCCggccagcacccagccagctttCGCCTTGCTGGAAATAAAAGGGCAATGGTGAGCAAAGTGTCAGAGCAAAAAGGGTTCACGGAGTGATGCTTCTGCAGAGGAAGAGGGGCTCAGCAGGAGGGTTTTGTTCAGAGACCCTGCTCATTCTCCTACGCCAGGTGGCCTTGAACTCCTACTCCGAAGCAGCAGGGCAGTGGCTCCTTTCTAACCAAGCAAAGCGGGCGGCTGCGAGGCATGCAgcggggcagctctgcagcacagaacCTCTTCAAGCTTCACTAATATCATCAGGCAATAAAAGCAGCTGGCACTCTGCTTAGCAACCACTCTGGGCGCAGCGGGCTCGATGGGACGCCTCGCGCCGTGCAGATGGAGCGCGTCAGTTGCACCGGCCTTCGTGTGCCGCGCGCCACAGGGCAGCAACCCGCTTGGCTGGGCCGTCTGCGGGCTAAACTAggcaccctcctgctcctccgACCCCGGGGAGCACCAGGCACCCTCACTGTGTGGGCTCTGTATCTTATCATGTCACATGGAGGAGCCCaacaggaggaagaagcagcaggcagagaggaaaaacaaattgcactctggggaaaaaaaaactttgcTCACCATAACAAGCGAGGAGTGGGAATGTAGGGGACAGATTGGGACAACGGCGGGGTTGTTTTTCAGACCAAGCCTTTCCCTGGAGTCCCCTGTGAACCGGCTGCATTAGAGCAACACAGAGACTTCCCAAATTTCCCAGCCTGACGGGTGACAGCAGGAGTTAGGCAGAAGGATGCACAGCCAGCAGCCGGTCATTTCTGGGGACATGAGTTCAGTGCCCAGAAACCTCAAACccaaatgcaaaaaaccccaacccttggAGACGAGAGAGCACTAGCCACTGCTCCAGTGGCTTAGATACCTCCTTCCCTTTACAAGCCACTTCCCCGCAAATTGCTCCAGGATGAGGAAGCAACTGGGCTTCCTTGTGCGATGCTGATGTCTTGCCCCAACACATTTTGctttaacaaaacaaagaaaaggaaaaagggatgCAAGAGCCAGAGAGGTGCCACGACGGCTGGTGGCTCTGACCACTGCCAGTCtggctgaggaggaagaagagcaaaTAGAGTGAGTTTGGGGGCAGAGTGGGCTCTGCCAGGAGCGGTGCTGGGTGCAGAGTCTCCAGGCTGAGCCGGAGCAGCAGGGAAAGCAACAGGAAAGAGAACTTCACCTACCCAGGGTTGGGTCGTAGTCTCCAATGAATCTCCTGGTGATGAATCTCACAGtcaatgctgtaaaaaaaaaaccacaacaaacccagTTATGGTTGTCAGATCAAACTGCAGCGATGCATCGGCTGATTGAAGCCAGAGGGATGGAGCAAAGacctgccccagccagcccctgtGGGCACCAGGAGGAGACATCCCAGCAGCAATGCTGCAAACGTGTCCCCATGGGGAGCAGGTTATTGCAGGGCTGGGAAAAGCATCTTCAAAGGTGCCCAAACAGGCTGGGTCACTGTGTACTGGCAGGGGCTGTGCTGAGGTGAGCAGAGAAAACCACAATAAAGCAGCAAATTGCCAGATCTTGGTGGCTAAAGGTGAGGGTGAAGCAGACTGGGAGAGGAGCATGGTTGTCTGGGCGGATGCCTTGGACCAAGAGCGTTAGTAGTCCTCTTTTCACCCCCAGAGCCCTCAGCTGATGGCACAGCCCTGCAGGTTGTCCTCTGCGTCACTTCACCCCTACCCAGTGTGGGAGAAGCCTGTCAGGATGGGGAGGAGCCCCCCGAGGCTGACAGCTCACACCTCACCGCTCCTACAAAGCTTGAAACATTTCCAGAGCTCACAGACATTGGGCATTTCAAAATAACCTCACGGCCACCCCGGGAACAGgctggatgtttttttttttatcaaggaCTGAAACCCACCGTGCAATgggatgccctgggcagaggaAGAAGTCTGTGCCTGGCTCCATGAGCACCTTTGCCCAAAGCTGCCTGCTCATCACTGGTGGTGACAACACCTGATGTGTCCAGGAAATGCAGCCCTTAGCAGAAAGCCCTGACAGCCCCTCCACGACTGGCCCACTGAACCTCTCACCTTGCCAGAGCACAGCAACCTGCCCTGTCAGAAACATCCTGCCAGGCTGCACGGACACCGCAGCTCGGGAgccccaaaagcagcagcaagagccaGTTGGGCTCCGCAGGAGGCAGCCAGGACCTATCAAAGCCACAGGCAAAGTGCAGGCAGTGCCAGCGTGCGGGTGAAAGGCAGCTCCTCACACGTGGCATTCACTCGCCTGCACGGTCAGGGttgataaattacattttctggcCTTGATCCTGCAAAGATTTATGCACGTCCTTAAGTTTTCTGCCAGGTGACCCATCCACTCGGTGGCCTCCAGCCAACCGCTTTCCAACAGTGAGCTCATCGCGGGGGCAAGGCGGTGCCAGGCCAGGCTCCCCCTCTGCATCACCGGCTCTGGGGGTGTAACGGCCTGGATGGGTCTCATGAACTGCAGCACTGACCCGACCCAGGCACCCCATGCGGAGAAGGGAAGGCTGTTGGCACCAGATCTCATGAAATTCATCAAAATGCCAAAGCCAGAGGAACACAGGGCTGGGGGAACCGGGAGGTCCTCCTGCACAACACCCggggagcaggggctgagcaGGATGCCCCGGACCAGCTCCCCACGTGGACACATCACCTTCCTGCCAGGCCCGTGCCTGTGAATtcccgtccccatccccagcgCGGGGATGCTGGGTGTGACCGGGGACCATTGACTCTGTTTCATCCCTGCAAGGAGTTCTGCTCCCTGGCAGCTCTCCAGTATGCAGGGGGACGAAGCAACCCCCCACCGTGAAAACAACCCCATCCCTTCCATCTGCTGGCACAGCACTGACATGGGGATCAAGCCATTTGGCTTGATTTTTCCTCCTTGCAAGGGCAAggaaaggcaggagcagccacagcacGGCAGTGTGGGCAATTAAACCCCTCTTATCCAATTACCACATCTCCCTGCACCAGAGACCAGGAGATGCGAAGCCCAAATTATGCTCTAATGTCGCACTGGGCAGAGGTCTGCGGGTGCTGGAGGCTTGCCCAATAGCTCCATCAACCATGGCAAGGGCTTTCTAGTCGCTGGGGAAAAGTACTGCCTCTCCTCAGCTCTCTCCATCCAGACAGGCTGAAGGAGACAGACCTCAGCTCCACAGGAAGGGCTTGTTTGAGGTGGGCAGGCTCTCCGGGGACTGTAAAAAATATAATCAGAGAGACCTATATTTTTTTGTAAGGGGTAGCAAAAACTTTGCCACTGTATAAGGTCTCTAGACAGGTATTTCCATCAGTAGGGACAGCAGACAGGGCTGAGGCTCAGCTGGCAAACGGCCAGGAATAGGAAACAGGGGAAAAAGCAAAGGTTTTCTAAGTGATGAAGCAATTTGGAGGTGCTGAAAATCCTGCTGGTCTGAACAGAGCAGAGAGGCAGCCAGGGCGAACCTGCCATTCCTGCTAACAGAGCATCGAGCTTTGCTAAATGTCCCCAACATGGCCAAAGGGACACAAAAACGCATCTGCCCCTGCCCTGAGAGGTGCTGCGCTTTATCAATGGTCTCCTGCTCAGGAGCTGGCACGTGGGGAAGCCTCTTTGGAAAGCACCAGCATCTCCGAAGCAGCTCCTTGCCCTTGCAGAGCTAGTGAGCTTCCCTCTGTCTCTCAGATCTTCCTGACAGAGCAAAGAGAGGAGCTGCGTTTTGAGGAGAAAAGTTGGCAGCGGCGCAAACACCCTTCTCAGATATTGTGCCAAAACCACCTTGCTCTTTGCCTTTGGAAAGAGTGAGGCAACACAGCAAATCTTTACACTTGGTCCTCGAGGTTGAAGCTAATTTGAACGACCTTCCAGGCTGCCTCGGTGCTCAGGAGCCGACCCGTGTGCCTGATGCTGCAGATACACTGGTTCAAAGCAAAACCCTCCTTGGGGCCTTTCGTACGTAACATCTTTTCAGCACAGCTGCGCTGAAAATGCCCCGTTGATGCCTGGGTGTGATTTTCTGGTGCAGACAGAGAAACCCGCAGTTGGGAGGCTGAAGGGAGCGCAGGAGCAGGGCTAATGGGAGTGTTGCTTAAGCTCTTCAAGGTGTTAATGACAGTAATGGGTACGGACAGGGACGGGAGTGAAAGGCagtggagaggctgagagctggccTGGAAAGGCAatcagagcagaaaggaaaatcagtggaaaatgagtggaatggagaaaaaaaccccatggagATCAAGGcaggagcacagagcccaggagGGACAGGACAGAGAAGCTGCACACCAGGTGTTAGTGCCACAGGAGGATGGAGCAGGAGCACGAAGGGACAATAAACCTCACCAAAAGCAGGATATGGTGTCAAACCCAGCACCAAGCAGGATTGATGCACTCCCGTGCTGAGCTTGCTTTCTCGTTTCAAACCCTGCCCGTCACAGAAGGGATTTGGTGGAACAAGCAAGTAACTCAGCAAAACTGCTCTGCAGATAACCAAGGGTCCCGCAGGAGGCACCTACCAGCATCTTCCAAAAAGTGACCAAATTATCAGGGAGAGCAAGACAAGTCAGGCTGGGTTTCTAGAAAGCACCTGATTCTGTGTCATATGTTAGGCAGCCACCCAAAGCTGGGGCACATGGTGGTATATGAGGAGAGGAGCCAATTAAATTGATTAAGGATTGGCTGAGCGCAAGAACACAAGCGAAGCTGCCAATCGGAAGAAGCAGGTGCAGGCAGAAAGGAGCCAGCACATCCACGCaaccttttatgttttttttttttttccccttcttgaacATAAGTAAtctcagaaagagaaaggagagccCCAAAGCTGGAAGGGTTAATTTTATATTGTTTGGTCTCTAGGAATGAGTAGGGGATGGTTTGATGTGCGATTAACCTGCCCTGGCGGGGCTGGGACGGGCGGCTCTGGGATGGCATCGAGCCTCGCGCGCCCACGTGCTGCTCTGTTTGTGCTGCTGCACAACACATCTGCGGGCGTCGATTCATCTTCGGCCTGAGTTTGTCAGCAGAGCTTTCCTCTGAAGTACGGCAAAGTTTACACTGGCTAGCatcagcagcagaagcagaagatAACGCGAGCTCTGGCCGGGCTGGATTTACAGCCTCTGCAGGTGATTTACAGAGCCCAGGCCGAAGCTTTAAACTCCTGACAGGGTTCAGCCACAGGTCTGCACCCAAACCTGCCCCCGCTTGGAGGAACTGGAACCTCGGATCACCAGATCTTGAAGATTTCCAAACTGCTCCAAAGAGTCAAACTCTTTTGCTGagaattagggtttttttcccgcTTTTGCAGCTGTCTGGATGTTCACTGCCCTTTCGATTGCCCACACCCTCAGCCACCTCAGCTCTCCCAACCTGGCTCCTGCTTCCTAAGGGGGGCATGCCAGCACCTCACCCCAGGGATGCTCTCGCCCGGGGTCTGCTCATGTCCTGCCCAGAGTGGGAGTTTGGTGGCTGAGGGATGGGTTCAGCTGAAACTCACCTTCACCCtcccctgcttcccctccccaaaatGGGGGATCCCCACGCTTCGCcccccttcctctcccagccagcagccccATCTCTCCTCAGCCTCAGGAAAACCAGCCACCACCCACAGCtcatcctcccccagccccatgggAGCTCGAGGGATGATGCTTATGCTTTTGGCTCCTTCCTCATGTTCCGCACGCAGGTCCCTCGCAGGCCTCATGTTCCGCACGCAGGCCTGACGCTCACGGCCCGTTCCCTGGGCATCACTGGCCCTGCTGAGCAGGGGGGACCACTCGGAGCTTCCCTCACCCCTGGTGGAGGGGCTCGCCAGCAACAGGACCTGGCCGCTCGGTCACAGCCCCCAGTGAAGGTGTCACACTGTCCCTTTGCAGGAGAGGACGTGCAGGGCAGCACCCAAGGGGACAGAGACAGGCAGAGCCCCATGTCAGGGTGGCCGCCAGCTGCGGGGGATCATGTGCTGGCAGTtcctgggggctgctcccggTTCCTGGCACACTCCAGCTCTCTGCATGAGCTGGGTATCAATTACCTTCCTCTCTGACCCGATTTTCTGGCCAGTGTTCCTGCCACAGCCTGAGAGGACGGCAAAAACCATGCTGCTGAAGGGCGTAAAGGTCGCAGGTGCTGGTGGAGCCGAGCAAACCCTGCAGATCGGCCCCCTGTGAtacccagcccagcccctgggaTGACAGCAGGGCTGAACCCAGCTGGAAGAACCTTTGCAGACACTCGGGATGCCCCAACCCTACAGAGGAGGCACAATGGCCTCACAGGAGGGGCCCGAATCTCCCAGGCGCCTGCCCTGCAATGCCGGGTGGGATTAATGCCGGCAGAGGAAGCACGTATGttgaggctgggggggggatgaGCCAAAAAGTGCTTCGTACACTTTGTACAACCATCACTCACAGCTCCATCTGCTTGCAGGGATGCTGGGGCCAAGCACCACGCACAGACCCCCCTGGCACTCTGGCGTACGCCTGGACCTGAGCCCTGCTCTCATGCTCCCGCTCCCTGGTGCTGGGCGGCTAATCTAGGTCTGGGAGTCACCTCCTTGAATTTAATCAGGGAAATCATGATTTTTCACTAACACCGGGCAAGAGGCTCGCCGGTGACTGTATATGGAAACGCAACTTCAGCGGCACCGACAGCCAACGCTGCTGGCCGCGAGCCCGGCGGAGGTGCCACCGCACAGCGTGCTCAGAGGTTGCGCCTTTTCTGGAGTGGGTCCCCGGTGGGACATTGCCCTGTCCCCAAGGACACGGCAGCCCCAGTCACGTCCCGCCCAGGCTCCGCGTGAGtcgctgctgctcccctgcaGTAAAACCAAGGTGgacaccccctcctcctcct from Athene noctua chromosome 14, bAthNoc1.hap1.1, whole genome shotgun sequence includes these protein-coding regions:
- the LOC141965989 gene encoding ras-related and estrogen-regulated growth inhibitor-like — its product is MSFPRPLRRSVSLSPARTLRLVVLGQSAVGKTALTVRFITRRFIGDYDPTLEMIYRHMAVIDGEMVHFEILDTAGQEEDSLQIEEKIKWGDGFAVVYSVTDRCSFDEVMRLCFLINHIHASPRRSSGSEQPPVVIVGNKKDLQFDRMVSTEDGENLSKALKLPFYEISTRDSYEETVAVFNTLYQELMRQGHFSPGSFKRRTVSKLMEKIPRMQANSTLNSAGRSLSFNSFRDYIPE